Proteins encoded together in one Desulfomicrobium escambiense DSM 10707 window:
- a CDS encoding universal stress protein — translation MDPKKILIAVDASENSARAVNYVSDLLGGSSGFMITVLYIERPPNRDLFPDEAAWVEAGQTQELRIRTFLKQARTTLTAGGLAPEAVTIDYVPHCQSPVNPGAAECSIGTSIARDILQYQQRGDFGTLVIGRRGVSRAEEFLFGSVTTKVTHLAKDCTVWVVQ, via the coding sequence ATGGACCCCAAGAAAATTCTCATCGCGGTGGACGCATCCGAGAACTCAGCCCGTGCGGTGAACTACGTGTCCGACCTGCTGGGCGGCAGCAGCGGCTTCATGATCACGGTGCTGTATATCGAGCGCCCGCCCAACCGCGACCTGTTCCCCGACGAGGCGGCCTGGGTTGAGGCCGGCCAGACGCAGGAACTGCGCATCCGCACCTTCCTGAAGCAGGCCAGGACCACCCTGACCGCCGGTGGTCTGGCCCCGGAAGCCGTGACCATCGACTATGTCCCGCACTGCCAGTCGCCGGTCAACCCGGGGGCGGCGGAGTGCAGCATCGGCACGTCCATCGCCCGCGACATCCTGCAGTACCAGCAGCGCGGGGACTTCGGGACCCTGGTCATCGGACGCCGCGGCGTGTCCCGAGCCGAGGAGTTCCTGTTCGGCAGCGTGACCACCAAGGTCACCCACCTGGCCAAGGACTGCACCGTCTGGGTCGTACAGTAA
- a CDS encoding phenylpyruvate tautomerase MIF-related protein: MPCLELTTNVRVTDKSALMRALSDCVCKGLGKAETYMMVIVNGEVPMLFGGSEEPVAHLTLRALNLKEEAIRVLAGDLTAIVQDMLGIESQRTYIVFMDADMGKWAWDGRAFA; the protein is encoded by the coding sequence ATGCCCTGTCTCGAACTCACGACCAACGTTCGCGTCACGGACAAGAGCGCCCTGATGCGCGCCCTCTCGGACTGCGTCTGCAAAGGCCTGGGCAAGGCCGAAACCTACATGATGGTCATCGTCAACGGCGAAGTGCCCATGCTCTTCGGCGGCAGCGAGGAGCCCGTGGCGCACCTGACCCTGCGGGCCCTGAATCTGAAGGAGGAGGCCATCCGCGTCCTGGCCGGGGACCTGACAGCCATCGTGCAGGACATGCTCGGCATAGAGAGCCAGCGCACGTACATCGTGTTCATGGACGCCGACATGGGCAAATGGGCCTGGGACGGCCGCGCCTTCGCCTGA
- a CDS encoding DUF445 domain-containing protein translates to MLFKLCLSTVICAFIGWITNFIAIKMLFHPRRPVQIGSLTVQGIFPKRQKALAMNLAAVIEGELLSHDDIRQAMQRPEFSARLKERILDGFSEFLSTRLGSLNPMIAMFLDGPMMEKVKGLLDKELDRIVPGLLETATGELENSLDFRRIIQDKIENLSMERLEALLMSIMAREFRFIEVVGAVLGAIIGLIQGLLFF, encoded by the coding sequence ATGCTGTTTAAGCTCTGCCTGTCGACGGTGATCTGCGCCTTCATCGGCTGGATCACCAACTTCATCGCCATCAAGATGCTCTTCCACCCCCGCCGGCCCGTGCAGATCGGAAGCCTGACGGTGCAGGGCATCTTCCCCAAGCGCCAGAAGGCCCTGGCCATGAACCTGGCCGCGGTCATCGAAGGCGAACTCCTGTCCCACGACGACATCCGCCAGGCCATGCAGCGGCCTGAATTCTCGGCCCGCCTGAAGGAACGCATCCTGGACGGGTTCTCGGAGTTCCTGTCCACGCGCCTGGGGAGCCTGAACCCCATGATCGCCATGTTTCTGGACGGCCCCATGATGGAGAAGGTCAAGGGGCTCCTGGACAAGGAACTGGACCGCATCGTTCCGGGCCTGCTTGAGACGGCCACGGGAGAGCTGGAAAACAGCCTCGATTTCCGCCGCATCATCCAGGACAAGATCGAGAACCTGTCCATGGAGCGCCTGGAGGCACTGCTCATGTCCATCATGGCCCGGGAGTTCCGCTTCATCGAGGTGGTCGGGGCCGTGCTCGGCGCCATCATCGGCCTGATCCAGGGCCTGCTTTTCTTCTGA